In Amblyraja radiata isolate CabotCenter1 chromosome 28, sAmbRad1.1.pri, whole genome shotgun sequence, one DNA window encodes the following:
- the LOC116989009 gene encoding complement C1q and tumor necrosis factor-related protein 9-like, translating to MGAKGEPGDAGAMGQMGSAGMPGRNGVRGGKGTNGSPGAVGSAGSAGLPGPGGANGRNGINGAKGADGDPGATGANGPQGSQGEPGYKGERGDPGAPGVPGTSIAWRRSAFCVKLGTGSVICDQPIAFQEILYNEDGDYNIQSSTFVCRIAGVYAFHAYFEVNTRNAHTAIIVNGRRVYSNFQSYSSYPEMSTLGTIVRLKVGDKVWVQPVDSDTGVCRNSYFMGYLIYECK from the coding sequence ATGGGAGCTAAAGGTGAACCAGGTGATGCTGGAGCTATGGGACAAATGGGCTCTGCTGGTATGCCTGGAAGGAATGGCGTAAGAGGTGGGAAAGGGACCAACGGTAGCCCAGGAGCAGTCGGATCTGCAGGCAGTGCTGGACTGCCAGGGCCAGGAGGAGCAAATGGCAGGAATGGTATCAATGGTGCAAAAGGTGCTGATGGTGATCCTGGTGCAACTGGAGCAAATGGTCCTCAAGGCAGCCAAGGAGAACCAGGATACAAGGGAGAGCGAGGAGATCCTGGGgcaccaggtgttccagggacctCCATTGCATGGAGAAGGTCTGCATTCTGTGTCAAACTTGGCACTGGCAGTGTTATTTGTGACCAACCGATTGCCTTCCAGGAAATTCTGTATAATGAAGATGGTGACTATAACATTCAGTCCAGTACATTTGTTTGTCGCATTGCAGGTGTCTATGCATTCCACGCTTATTTTGAAGTGAATACTAGAAATGCACACACTGCAATAATAGTAAATGGGCGACGTGTTTACTCTAATTTCCAGTCATATTCTTCATATCCTGAAATGTCAacacttggtacaattgtaagacTGAAAGTAGGTGACAAAGTTTGGGTACAACCTGTTGATTCAGATACTGGCGTTTGCCGTAACAGTTATTTCATGGGATACTTGATTTACGAGTGCAAGTAG